In Ovis aries strain OAR_USU_Benz2616 breed Rambouillet chromosome 13, ARS-UI_Ramb_v3.0, whole genome shotgun sequence, the genomic window AAAAGGAATCCCTTTTTCCTTTGGGCAGGTGGATATAGACAATCTAGAAGAGGTCTCCAAgaccttggagaattccaggattCTAAGAAATAGTGGAGTAACACACCGGAAGAAACCTGGATCCCATGGAGATCTGTCCAGGAGAGCTGCTGCGAACCAGGCACATTCATATTGGATGCTGAGTAAATGACAAAGTTTTACTTAGTTTTACAAACTAAGCTACTGAAGTTTGGGGGTTATCTATTACAACTTTTAACCTACTATAATCAATCTCTGCCCCACTCCAAGAGTTTTCCACCTTAGTGGGCCTTCCAACTTTCTTCAATATCCTGCTTCCCAGCTTACTTCCTcccctaaagaaaataaaaagaaacaaaagaatagCTCTTatgcaaaaaacaacaacaaaaataaataaaacaacaacaagaaaaaaaccaaaagagtATCTCTTAGGAGCAGAATCAAACACAGCTGCAAAGCAAACAGCCGCACAAAGAGTCCCCAAAGCAGTAGGCTGCTTGCCAGGCTTCAGTGAGGAATAGCATTCCATTGGTGCCCATTCCCAGAATCTACCATTTCTACTATGAGGACAGATATAATCACTACCTCCCAACTCCACTGATTTTAGGTAAATATTAGCATAAACAGTCAAATAACAGGCCCCTAGTCCCCTGTAGCCTCTACTGACATATGAATGAAGATGGGAAGATGAATTACAAAGTATGAATCTCCTTTCtgcataaataatatattttccccACATACTCTGTAACCCACAAGCACTGAGAGATAGCCAGCACCAAACTCTACTGTCCTCATGGTGAAACAGTGTAGCACTAATCCCTTCCCTTCACTCAGTACCCTTATTGaccatgaaggtgaaagtgaagtcgctcagtcgtgtccgactctttgcgaccccatagactgtaacctactaggcttctccgtccatgggattctccaggcaagaatactggagtggattgccatttccttctccaagggatcttcccgacccagggatcaaacctgggtcttccgcattggaggcagctgctttaacctctgagccaccttgtATTTGAGGTGAATGGCACTATTAGGTGGATCAGGAAGCCTTAGGTTTCGGGTCAGTCAGAGTTGTAGGTCAACTTGTAACCAGAGGTAGGGTCAGGCCATTGTAAGTTTAAAAGTCAGGCCAGAGCTAGAGATCCATTTGCAGCTGAAGAATAGAAGGGATGTCCATGTTGTTCATAGTAACTGATCCAGGAAGTGGCAACATTAGCCAAGTTTTCCAATAACATATGTGAATGTGCATGCTTTCAGCCTCCACTGCTACTCTGAGGCAGGGAAGAACTGGAAAATAGTTCCTCTGGGTTTTGAGGACATAATTGAAAAGAGTCTCAGGAGCCAGATACAAAACCCAAAGAAAACTTTTTGTCCATGGGAAAGCTCTCCTCTTAACTCTTTTGGGTAGCACTTTCTATAATTTGAAGGCAAACGCCAGGAAGTCAAGAGTTTTACTTttgttattgctgctgttgtttgtcacttagtcatgtctgactatttgcaaccccatggactatagccagagTGAACATCCTTGCTTTGTCCCTGATATTAGAggaaattctttcagcttttcatcattgcAGATGATGTTTACTATGGGTCTGTCATATACTGTTGTTGTaattgtttagccactaagttgtatctgactcttttacaaccctatggactgtagcccgccaggctcctctgtccatgggatttcccaggcaagaacactggagtgggttgccatttcctcctccaggggatcttcccaacccagggatcaaatccaggtctcctgcattggctggtggattctttactacggAGCCACAGTGAAGTCCCCTTTTTCTTTACTCTCACTCTAAAGGGGTATCTTAAGGGAGAAGAGACAAACACAGGTGCTTAGTTTTCCTTCTTAAACTAGAAGTCATGCTGCTGAATCACAAAGGACCTCCAGGGTTTTGTGGTCTCCAGGGCTTACTGGTCCAGCAATTTGACCCCTTTCCAGATTTGAGCATAATAAACCAGTAGAGGAAAGTAACAATTTCATATCTCCTACCTTTCCCTGTTTCTTCCTCTAGAGCTCTAGAACCTCCAAAGCTCTCTTGCAGACCAAGATCTGAAAAGCAGCAAAACTGCCCTGTCTCCTTCCAGGAAACCTATCCCACAATTCCTCCTCAACCTACTGGCAAGTATACCTCCAGCCAGTCCTATGCTGTTACTCTAAACCAGAATTAGGCACAGATCTCTATGTGACACTTGTCAAATAGCCCCCTATCACCCCAGTCCCAGCTTAGGTTTAACTATGTCTCCTATTCCCAATCATCCTTGAAAACTGACCAGAATCAGATAGACTCCACCAGTGTTACCCCATGTCCTACACTGTGAGATGGCAGCCAGATACAGACATAGAGCCTGCCACCCGATATTCCCGTGTGAGAAGCTCCTGGCCTCTCTTTCCAGagtcctctgcccctccccttcaTAAAGAAAACCCAAACTCACAGTTGTGCTTTTGGTCAGCTGCCAAGTAATCCTTATAAGGCACCTTGCTTTCATTTCAACTCTCCACTATAAGTTCCCAAAGACCCAAGTAAAAGATGAAAGATGTAATGGGAAGCTAATGACCTTGGAAAAGCTGTTTCTAACCCAAGACTAGAGCAGCTTTGGCTTCCTAGTCTGGGGAGGGGGGTTATTCATCTCATTTCTcccatttttctgcttcttctccAAAGTACCTTTCAATCTAAGACTCTCAGACATCACAGTCAGTGGGCACTGAGACTACGAGTTCTCTGGCCACTCCCAGATACCTCTCCAAACAGGTCCTCATCTCCCTGGCGTGGCTCAAGCCTTCCTCATCCTGCACTTACTCAGTGGCATTATTCTCCCTACAATTCCCTGCTCCCCTGCCACCCAGAATGTCCAGTCAGGCTTGACACATGACAGCAGCCTGGTTAGTATTTTTATGTCAGCCAAAggaatgatcttttttttttctccctacccAGTCTTGCTAGTCAACAAGAGTCTCCTCAAGCCCACTCCTCCACCTGTGTCCCAGGTTCATATCATCTCCACATTCCCTCTGCCCTCTGTCCTCCAGTTCAAATCCTGCCCTGCCTAGTCCCACTCAGCTAAGGAAGCAAGCACTgctctggagtgtgtgtgtgtccatgctaagttgcatcagtcgtgtccaactctttgcgaccccatagactatagcccaccaggcttctctgtccacgggattctccagccaagaacactggagtgggttgccatttccttctccaggggatcttcccaacccaaggatcttatgtctcctgcattggcagacaggctctttaccactaatgccacctgggaagcccataactctGGAGCCCTAACACATATTAACTCATTAAGCCTTCAGGCCAGTAGGTAGACACTACTCaccttcactttacagatgagaaactgagacaTAAAGAGGTCAAACAGCTAACATGGGGCGGAGCTTAGGTTTGGAGCCAGACTGTCTGCCCCACCTCCTTTAACCATCCAGCCAAGTGGCCTTTCCCACCCTCCAGCTCTAAAACTCTCCCTCCCTAGAAGGAAGCCACTTATTTAGTGTAACAATGGGAAGTTTTATGACATCGAATATGGAGTAAAGTAACAGTGCAGAAGTTGGTATATGCAGACTGATGTGTCCTGGGTAGGGTCAAAAGTGCTATAACCATATAAGTAGTCTCTTGTTCCTTCCCCATCACAGGCCCCTCAAAGCTTCAGacctcctccctggctctccacACCAAGACACTGGACGGAGGTGACTGAGATCCTCCCTTGTCCAGTACcctgagagaagaaaggaggtgCAGCAGATTCATCCAGGCTGTCCCTGGAGGTGACCCGCCGCAGCCCGGCGAGGTCCAGGCCGCAGTCTGCAGATCTCAGGCGCTTGCTGCCCACCGGGGACCCCGGAATCGCACCTTCTACTCTCAGCGCACTTAAGGGCACCAGCAGTGACCGCGACGCTGGGGAAAAGGCGAGAGGAAGACGCGCAGCTGAGAGAAAAGGGTGAGGAGGCTCTGGAGGGACGCGGGAGAGGGCCGGGAGCGGATCGCGAAGAGAGAGGGCCGGCGAGGGCATCTGAGGCGCGGCAGGGGTGGCTGACGCGGGGTCGGAGTGTGAGCCAGCGCTGCCGCCCCTGGGGACCCCGGAACGCCAGCGGGCTCGGAGCACAGATCCCCTTCATCACGCAAGTGTGCCGCCGGGTCCCTCGGAGCCggccaccccctcctccttgcTCGCACTGCCCTGGCTCGGTCCCGCCCCCGGCGCTCAGGAGCGAGCGCCACAGCGGTCGCCGCCCTCCAGCCCGGCCGCCGCTTTGCCAGCTCGCCTGGGCACGCTGCGGGAGCGGCGCGCGGCGCCGGCCCAGGCTCCACTACGGTTCTACTACGCGGCCAGCCCACTCCGCTCGCTAGCAGCTGCGCTTCACGTAGAAGGAAGAGGAGTAGGACCCTGACAAGACAGGCGCGTTGGGCTGGAGACGGAGCCCCGAGGCTATGCCCGCTGCCCCACGCTGTACCAGTCGCTCGTCGTGTGCCCAGGCCGGGCCCCCGACGGCCGCGCGTTGAGATGACTTTCCGCGAtctcctgagcttcagtttcGAGGGACCCGGCTCGGAGAGCAGCTCCAGGGGGACTGGTAGAGGGGGAGGCGCGGGCGGCGCTGCCGCCTCGGAGGGCCAGGCGGTGGACGGCGTGCCTGGGgccgcgggcggcggcggcggcgtggTGGGCGCGGGCAGCAGCGAGGACAACCGGAGCTCCGCTGGAGAGCCCGGGAGCCCCGGCGCCGGCGGCGAGGTGAATGGCACAGCGGCCGTCGAGGGGCTGGTGGTGAGTGCTCAGGGAGTGGGCGTGGGCGTCTTCCTGGCAGCCTTCATCCTCACAGCTGTGGCGGGCAACGTGCTGGTCATCCTCTCGGTGGCCTGCAACCGCCACCTGCAAACGGTCACAAACTATTTCATTGTGAATTTGGCTGTGGCCGACCTGCTGCTGAGTGCCACAGTGCTCCCCTTCTCGGCCACCATGGAGGTTCTGGGCTTCTGGGCCTTTGGCCGGGCCTTCTGCGACGTCTGGGCCGCCGTGGACGTGCTGTGCTGCACGGCCTCCATCCTCAGCCTCTGCACCATCTCGGTGGACCGGTACGTGGGTGTACGCCATTCGCTGAAGTACCCCTCCATCATGACCGAGCGCAAGGCAGCAGCCATCCTGGCGCTGCTCTGGGCCGTAGCTCTCGTCGTGTCCGTGGGGCCACTGCTGGGATGGAAGGAGCCGGTGCCCCCTGACGAGAGCTTCTGCGGCATCACAGAGGAGGCAGGCTATGCTGTCTTCTCCTCCCTGTGCTCTTTCTACCTGCCTATGGCAGTCATCGTGGTCATGTACTGCCGCGTGTATGTGGTGGCGCGAAGCACCACGCGCAACTTGGAGGCGGGCGTCAAGCGCGAGCGCGGCAAGGCCTCAGAGGTGGTGCTGCGCATCCACTGCCGCGGCGCCAGCACTGGCTCAGCTGAGACCCACTGGGGGATGCACAGCACCAAGGGTCGCACGTTCCGCAGCTCCCTGTCGGTGCGTCTGCTCAAGTTCTCCCGCGAGAAGAAGGCGGCCAAGACGCTGGCCATTGTCGTGGGCGTCTTTGTGCTCTGCTGGTTCCCCTTTTTCTTCGTCCTGCCACTGGGTAAGTGACCCCTCTCCCACCAACCTCTGACCTCCCTCGCTGAGCCTGTGGCCGTCCCTTCCTGGCACCCAGACTTGGATGGCTCTTCCAACTGGAGAGTGACTGTCCGCCTGAACATGGAAGGTTTACTTAGTAACCTGCCTGGTCTCTTAGGTGCTTGTGCTGCTTTGTGGGAGAATAACAGGCTCTTCATGCTTGCAGGATTTTGTCAGGAACTCACTTTTCTGACCCACCTTCTTTACTGCTGTTAGAAGCCCTGGCCTGGTTTTAAGCTCCCGACTGTTCTAAATATAAAGGATCAATGGAAATCTGTGTAGGTGTCTTCCCATAGTAAGTGGTGAGCAGTGTATGTGCTTGTTTATATATCCCCCTCCCTGTACCCCCAGCTTTAAACGCCAACACGCAGAAGTGGCGCCCAGGGTGGGTTGGCCTGCATTCATTCTTTGGCAGCAATCCGAGGCCAGTCTATAATGAACAGCAGCAGACACCCAAAGCCACCTGCTTTCTCTCAACTGGTATTTGTGAATGCCCTGGTCTCTCACTTCTGAAATCTCTTGAAGGCGTGGGCAGGGGTTGGAGGTGGGTAGCGGGGGGTGTAACAGGGGTCTTTGTAGGcttgaaaaagagaaggaaaggacatgTTATCATATGGAAAGTTAATATTGTTCATTGTAGTTTCTTAAATTTACCGAGTCCTTCAGCACTTCCAGAAAACTTTGCTATTTCTTTCACAGGCTCTCTTGTAGTCCTGGGAGGTAGACAGCTGTTCTGAGGAACTTCCTCCCATACCTTGAGGCCCCTCCTGGAAGCCCTGGGGCTGAGTCAATacaggaaggggaaggggaacagCATCTCTGGGGACACATTCATTACACTCATGGTTGTAACTTCAGCAAGCCCAAGCCAGAACCTCCCCTTTCTCAGGCCTTGCTCCTTCCATGCTCTGCAGCTGTGTCCAGAAAGGGACAGTAGCCCCTCCTGCTCCCTTGAAGGCCCTCTCCTCACATCAGTTAGAGTGATCTTTATGCATTATAAATTAGAGTGTCATTCTCTACTAAAATCCCTCAATGCTTTTCTACTGTCTTGGAAACAAAATCCAAACTGTCCATCATAGCCTATGATAGAGTGACCTTCAAGTTTATTACTGTCCAGACCAAAATGAGCTCTTATGTATATTTATACTGAGACCACAGGTACGTACCAGGACTATGGTGGGTAAACCCAGACATGTTGTCCCCCGTCTGCAAGGAAGGATCTGAGAGATGAGTCACCTCCCCCCTGACCTCATGGCTTTGTTGCCCTGAACTTTGTTCACTGTGTGTGCAGGCCCTTCCGACCCTCTTCTGGGTCCTTGATCATGCCAAGCTCATACCCTTATACTTGCTCTTCCCTTTGTCTGGTTTGCTTTCCCAAATCCTCCTGGCTATCTCCCCATGTTTTAGGTCTCAGAATAAATGTTCCCActtcattaagacctttcttcttttttctcagttttgcttatctttctctgtattttctcccTTGGGCAcaagtttctcttctttcattagCTCCTTAGCTGTAATCACATTTCTGTGTTGCTTGACTTGGGGTATAATTCCCCCTGCCACCACTGACCCAGAAGCTCTGTGAGGAAAGGCTATGTCAGTTATGTAATCACCAATGcccagtacagtgcctggcacatggggaACAATGGAGGAGAATGGAATGGACAACAGGCTCTGgtgccaggctcttctctttATTAGCTGTGTAACTGCTAGCAAATCCCTGaacctctctgcctctgttttctcatctataaactaGGAATGGCAAAGATGATAATAATACGCACTTGTACTACTATGGTGATACTTGAGTGAGATATTATGTGTGAATATAACTGGCACATGGTGAGTGCAGTGTGGGCTGTTGCTTTTGTAGTAGAGGCTCAGTAAATACAAGATAAGGAATGAATAAATCACCAGCTTGAAAATCGTCTTGCCGGAGGCTGCTgtcagggaagagagagggatggGTGGAGCAGGAGGTGGCAAATAGGCAAGAGAAATTTGGTATGGCCCCCCTCTTCGAAACCCACATACCCAGGGTTTAGATTCCTCCCAAGCCTACCAACCAAACCCCAGCTGTGACCTGTTCCAGGTGCCCTCAGCCTCCTCCCTACCCCTTGGCTCATACTGGCCCCCTGTCAGGAATGATCAGGGTGCATATAGAATGCCACCTCCCTTTATGTTCctttaacttcttttaaaatttttagttacaGAATAATGCGCAgataaggagaaaataatagaaatgccCACGTATCTGTAATCTCCCGTATTGAACAGATGATAACATTTTACCACATTTGCCTCAGatcacttcctctctctcttttcaaagaaacagaacaacCACAACTAAGTTCCCTCCTCctgtcccttcctctctccccagaggTAAATCTAGTGTTTATCACTCCCACACATGCTTATACTCTTACCATAAACACCTGAATCCATAACAATAAACAATATTGTTCTGTGTGTCCTGCAGACTTATATAAGTTGTACCAGCTGTGCACATTCATCTCCAGTTTGCCTTTTTTACCCAATGTTTTGCCATTGAGATTTATCCATTCTGGTTATTTTAGCAACAATATAGTATTCTGTTTGAGTGTATTCCATGGTGTGTTGACAGTCTCCTGCTGAGTGTTCAGTTTTTCTAATTTTCCACCGTTACAATCAACACTGCAAAAGGCTACTATTTTTTGAGGTTGCGACCATGTCTGCCTCTTCTAGGAAGTCATCCCTAAATCTCCATGGCCTCTTCCCTTGGCATGCACTGCTCTTCCTCAATCCCTCATCTCTGCTGCTCCTCACACCTGGCATCTCGACCCAGGGACTATCCTTGCCTCTCCCTTCCTGCTAGTCTGCACTGGGCACCTCACCAAGTTTTGGAACAAAGCCCAGGGCCACTGATGAAGCCAAACTGAGTGGAACCTGGCAATAATGAGCAAGCAGGACTGAGGCCAAGCAAGGAAACAGAGTATTCTGATCTGCCATGATGTGGCTTAGAGGGCAGGACAACAGAAAGAACAGGAGGACAGAGCCTGCAGTACAAGCAGGAGTCGTCTGAGGGCTGTGCAGGAAGGAGAGGGCAAGCCTCCCCCTCTAGGAGCTCTGAGGCAGGCCTGGAAGAAGGGAGGAACAGGGAACATTCTGAGCAACAGCTTTTGGGGTGAATCTGGAATCCAAGGGTCTGCCACATTTTGGTAGGAAGTGGCAGTATGTGCTTGGGGAAGAAGGTGTTGGGAACTTAGATAAGGGGACCAAGGATGGATGTGTTCGCAAAAGTAGGGTGTGAGGGTACAGTCTCCAAGGAAGAGGATGGAGGGACAAAGAGATAagaggggatggggaaggaggcttAGGGAGCACCGACTTTGAATGAACCAGAGGATGCAGAAAAGGGGGAGCCAAGAGAAGTGGTACCTCCCTCCTTACTGGCTGTGGTTCTCACACCAGGTGTGAGGAGCAGCAAAGATGGGAGGATTGAAAAAGAGTATTGTATGCCAGCAAGGGCCACAGGCCAGGAAATGAAGGTACCCAGTAGGGCCACAACATGGGAGTTGTCAAGCAGACCCAGGGTGTTCTTTACCCACAGCACCACACACAAAGCCAAGTGGAAGCAGGAGCCCCAGGCACAACAGTGACATGGCCAGGGAGCAGCCCCAGAGAGTATCAAAAGCCTTAGGAAGTGGGCCCAGGGTTCCAGGGGGAAGTTGGCGCAGAGGCCATCTATCACCTAAAATGTTTCAGTCAAGCTAGACCTGCAGCAGAGAGACATACAGCCAAGGTATGCTAAGCTGTGAGGCCACTGGGACCTAAGTGGCTGGGCAGAAAAGactgagacacagacacagggcACCTAAAGTCCTGAGGGGGCTCAGAGAGGGGCTAGGGCCATTCCCCCCATGTGTGGGACAGGCCATCCCCTCTGTCTGTGACTTTATCTGAACAGTGACTACATTGGTGAATACATATGTAAAGTCATCGGTCTGTGTCCATAACATGTACACACTTTATAAATCTGACTGTCAGTATCTTATGCCTTaatgagagagaaagtgagaggaagagaggtgggaagaggcaggaggaggctgTGAGTTATCTGAGGAATTGGTGTCCAGGCTGGAAAGCACACTTTAGCAGCCAGGCACGGAGGGTAGAATCAGTGTTTGCATCTCAGAGTTTGGCCAAGTGCAGAGGGACCCATCTCCACAGGCTCCCTGAGGTGGTACAAGGTCCACAGACACACGGAGAGAGGCAGTGGATGTACTGTGGCAAGTCTTCAGGAATAATATTACTGTGCCCTGGCCCAAAAGCCTGAAGAGACTGACATTGCATCTCCTATCTGTGCCTTTATggcatctggcacatagtaggtcctcagTCAGCGAGTGTAGAGGGGAAAAGTGGCAGAATCCAGggcttcttcacttcctgccatgcCAAGGATCTGGGTGACAAAGCATAGCCCTCtatctttattattatcattatcattatcattactgTGGCAAGAATACTTAACATGAGAGCTACCCTTTTAACATTTCTAAACATGAATATTGTTAACTCTGGGTACAAGTTTGTACAGCAGATCTACAGAATTCATTCATCTTGCTTAACTAAAACTTTATGCCTATTAATTAGCaattccccttttcctccctccctccagcccttggCTCCCACCATTCCTCTTTGATTCTTTGAATTTTAGCTGTTTTAGGTACTTCATggaagtggaatcatgcagtccttctgtgactggcttatttcacttagtataacagCCTCTATATAAAGTAGATCCCCCCTCTTACTAACAATGCGTTGGGGATGACCCCCTATTTATGTGAccccaaaatttttaaatataacagctaatatttattgcatgATTATTATGAACATGTAATGAGCTAGAGGTTTTATTTTCCGCTTTTAAAAATCATGGATAGTTTCAAATACATGAGTAGACAGTGTGATGGCCCCAGTACCTATGACCCAGCTTCAACATGTATCAACCCAAGGCTGATCTTGGTTCATTCCAGCTCCCACCCGCTTTCCACCACTGCTTATTATTTTGAAGGAAACCCAAGATACCTTATCAGTTTATCTGTAAATTCTTCAATATTTTTAGAATGACTTACAAAAAAAACTACAATCcattataatacataaaaatacttGTTTAATGGATACCAAATGTTTTTGTGTTCAAATGTAGCTGATTGCCTCAtaaatttttagtttgtttgaaTTAGGGTCTCAAAATAGTACATATATTACATGCAGTTGATTTGCCTCCACAGCTTCTTTAATTGATAAGATTACCCTTTCCCCACCTTTTCTCTTTTAGCTTATTTGGTGAAGAAAGCAGACTGTTCATCCCAAAGGAGTTGCCCACAGTTTGGAGCTTACATCCctgtgtgctcagatgctcagtcatgtccagttctttgtgatggctcctttgtccatggaatcttccaggcaagaatactggagtgggtagccattcccttctccagaggatcttccccacccaggaatcgaactcaggtctcttgcattgcaggcagattctttactgtctgagccactagggaagtcctgcatCCCTATGGTGCCATTTAATGTGTCCTACTGTTCCCAGTACATCATATAAATTGGCTTAAGCAGATTCAAGCGCAGTGTCTTGAACAAGAATTCTTCTTTTGTAATGTTAAGATTGACCAGGGGTTTAGATGCAGTCAGCTTGATTCATTTACTATAAAATATCCCATCAACCTTTACCTGTTAGTTTTAGCAGCCATCGACCCATGGCCGGGAGCCATTGTGTCACTGGGACTTAAAGTGGTGATATCCAAATTCTGTCATTCCTTCTGCATTTGTAGACTAAAACTCTAAAAAGAATTCACCACTAGCTGTTTGGTCACTTGAAATAGAGGCTATACAAGAAAAGCAGGAGAGCTGCTCAATGCTCTCCATTAACAAAAAAGTCAATTTCCTAGCAATGTTTACAAAAGGGACCAAAAGATTTTTTAGTACTGTGATAAAGTAACTTTTAAATCTGTCACACATTATATATGTCACTGTTTGGGGGCTAACCAATAGGTGCCCTTTCAAGTTGACTCATGAGACCTATGGCATAACCCAGAGAGTCTTGAACTTTCTGGTCTGATGAGATGTTTCAGGCTCAGCTTGTACTTTTTTTGACCTGTCCCATTTCTCTAAAGAGGCCTGGTCTCTTTTAGTGGAAAATGATCGTTTAAAGACCACAGTTTGAGCTTTCAGATGTTCATTGATATTAAGCTGgccactgactcagtagacagaGCTAGGAGATACTTttttggagggtggggggaggaaaatATACCACTGATGGAGGATAGACTCCTGTTATTGGGTGAATACAGATCCTTCCTCTGCCTAGGGTCTTGTCCTCTGCCCAACTCCTGCTG contains:
- the ADRA1D gene encoding alpha-1D adrenergic receptor is translated as MTFRDLLSFSFEGPGSESSSRGTGRGGGAGGAAASEGQAVDGVPGAAGGGGGVVGAGSSEDNRSSAGEPGSPGAGGEVNGTAAVEGLVVSAQGVGVGVFLAAFILTAVAGNVLVILSVACNRHLQTVTNYFIVNLAVADLLLSATVLPFSATMEVLGFWAFGRAFCDVWAAVDVLCCTASILSLCTISVDRYVGVRHSLKYPSIMTERKAAAILALLWAVALVVSVGPLLGWKEPVPPDESFCGITEEAGYAVFSSLCSFYLPMAVIVVMYCRVYVVARSTTRNLEAGVKRERGKASEVVLRIHCRGASTGSAETHWGMHSTKGRTFRSSLSVRLLKFSREKKAAKTLAIVVGVFVLCWFPFFFVLPLGSLFPQLKPSEGVFKVIFWLGYFNSCVNPLIYPCSSKEFKRAFFRLLRCQCHHSRQRHRPLWRIYSRNWQASNGSPHPDCTPGPGAIPTRAPQAFTVPSAPGSLGAPKAQAPAVPCRKMPCTFREWRLLRPFQRPATQLHAKVSSPSQKIHTREAMCALHSEVEVVFLGVPHDAAEGTTCQAYKLEDYSHLQETDI